One Hemitrygon akajei chromosome 14, sHemAka1.3, whole genome shotgun sequence genomic window, GGAATAGAAGCACAATTCCCAAAACACAAGCTATCAATGGTGTAGCCAAAAGCAGAACCCTTTGATTTTCTGCAAAAGAAAAAAGTCGGTCAAGAATTGCTTAATGGATCTATCCAAAATTTGATCTTGAAGTCTTAGTGTCATTGATTCCATAAATCCAGATGAGTACTaggttaaaataaaattaaatgtaATATTAAACAAAATTTAGATCTTGTTTCTTACCCAATGTTTTGGATCTAGATTGCTTGCTGATTACTCTCAAGGGACCCACTTTGATTACGTGACCAACACTGGTCTCCGCTTCTAAAAAATGAGAAATTATTGTAATGTCATGAAAGCCAATATCCAAACCATCGTCAGAAATGGGAATATTACCTTTGGATCGTTTATGACGGGACTGGATAGGCTGGCAGACCGCATTACAGCAGTCACACACGGAGCTTTGTAATGGGGCATCCAAAAGCTGCCaactaagaaaaaaaataaagcaaACTTAAAACATCAATAATTGGAACTTGGGGAAGGCAATTTGGTGATTTTGTAGGTGGGTTGGCAAGGGGAACTTCACTTCATAATATCAAGCTTAAAGCAGACTGCTGGAGTCTACCAAATTGAAAATCTTAGTCACCTCTCTGTTTGCTGGTCAAAAGAGCAAGCTTTGTGCAACAGGTCATCCCACTTGGGGTCCCACACCAAGGCTTTGCAGTGGATGAAAATCTGGAAGATAAAATGCAGTGCCGTTCATGTTAACTCTTGCACTGTGTATATAATGATTTGAAATACTACATTTGCTCAGATTCATAAAGTGGTCAGAATCTGTTTAATCGATGTTAATGCATTCTGATACGATGCCAAAAGAAACTCAAAACACCTGTCAGTTATATTGACCAATAAAGAGTTTCTTCCCCGTTAGACTTGAACAACTTTTCCAACTCACATCAGCATCCTCTCGACTGTTGAATTTAAATGCCTGCACAACAAACTGAAGGAGTGACCCATCATTTCTGGGCAAGAACTTGGAGTTTCCAGTTTTCCCATCAGTTAGACAGCTGCAGAAGACAAACagaaggatgcaatgttgaggctttataagacactgttgaggcctcacctggaataATGAGAGGAGCCTTGGGCCCCTTAtgcaagaaaggatgtgctgagattggagaaggttcaaaggaggttcacaaaaatgattccaggattgaaaggctcattgtatgagcagcatttgatagctctgggcctctactcactggaatggagaatgggggttgggggggggggggggtctcactgAAACATTGTGTGTCAaaaagccttgatagaatggatgtggagagaatgtttcctatggaggggcaGCCCAAGAGCAGagggcagcctcagaatagagggatgtgcatttagaacagggatggggaggaatttctttagtcagagagtggtgaatctgtggaattcattgccacaagcagctctGGAGGTCAAAGACATTAAGCATATTtaaaaagcagaggctgatagattcttgattagtcaaagcaTGAAGGGAcacagagaaggcaggagattggggcagagaaggaagtggatcagacatgatggaatggtggaacagactcaatgggccaaatggcctaattctgctcctatgtcctgtgGTCTTGTATGCAAGACACCGTCAAGTTAACAACCAATCAAGTGATTCTACTTTTTCACTCTTACCCATGATTGTTTATGATGCTATAGTTCTCCGGAGACTTTCCCAGTGAGCTCGTTGGTGTGGCAATACATTCCTCCATGTAGAGGCGAAGCGCTTGGTGATATGTGGCAAGGACCGAGGCTTGTAGGTTAATGGAAGCTCCCAGGAAGAACAGAGAATCTGGCCGTTCAGCAGCCCAGTCATCTGCAGCAGAAATTGTATCATTAGGATTTTGCTACAAGGCTACATACAAGTTATCCCTACAACAGGGGGCAAAAAAAAAGTCAGGGTTTAATCCAAAGTGTTGGTTCCAGCCAGACAAACTACGAGGagtacggatcccttctttgtagaagtggtccacagcaggggtgattgataagttcgtggcctaaggtaggagtcaattttagaaaacctagcacatttatttttcctacatttacgcacttaatccagcagtcgtggagcatacggatcccttctttgtagaagtcggcatcttggacctccagaagtggtccacagcagggggtgattgataagttcgtggagatgagttattaacttcaaactttctgcatttttactcagagttgaactgcacctgCATGTAATGAAAACTatacaactcatctccttctaccttaggccatgaatttatcaatcacccccgctgtggaccacttctacaaggaagggatccgtatgctccacgaccgctggactaagtgtgtacatgtaggaggggactgtgttgaaaaataaatgcactaggttttctaaaattgacgccttctaccttaggccacgaagttatcaatcaccccgcGAGTTGCTGCAGATGAAAAATACATCGAATTAGACTCGAGGCGAGTATTTCCAGCTAGAGGCCAAGCCAGACAACTGTTTAGATGAGCATTCCCCTCAGTGTTCATTGAGCTTTCTAGCTGCAggaacaacaaacagtgcaactGAGAGAAGAAAGTAGCCAAACAAGGGTAAAGAATGCAGTCACGGCCTCTCTACTGCAAAGGCAGTGCAGAAAAGGACACTACTCAACTGGACCAAAGCAGCAGTAACCCTAGTCCCCCACCTCAAGGATAGCAGGAGCAGGAGTAACCCACTCCACCATCTGTTAAGATCATCGTGGATCTGGTCATGGACTCAGCTCCATTTACCTGCCTATTTTCCTCCCATAATGCTTAATTCCCCAGCTATGcaaaaccttgtcttaaatatatttagtgaggtagCCGCTACTACAttcttgggcagagaattccacattcACTGTCGTAGGAAAAGCGGTTTCTCCTCACCTGTGCTAATCTTGAGGTTGTGTCTCCTAGTTTTAGTTGCACATAATACAACTTTCCTGTCACTATTAtttattcctttcataattttatacaattCTGTAAATCCTCCTCTGTAATTCTGTAAATTCTAGCAAGCATAGCCCCAGACAACTTCTTCAGCTCATCACCCCTCCTGAGGCAtaggccaccaacagcagctcaGACTCCCCAGTCCTGGGCCAGTTTGAAGCTGTCCCATGGTGGAGCCcatcaaagatccttcctctccagggatgaggtctttggaactTCTGTAGCTGATTTTACAGGTTGTGGTTGCTAATCCCAATGCCCaaccctcctttcacagccaaTCTTGGGCTGTCCGAAGTGAAGTTAACTCTGTCTCTCCTAAGTAGTTAGCCACACCTCCAGAATCAAgctgatgaacctcctctgcctcACACCCAacaccagtacatcttttctcaaGGAGATCAGAACTACACAGGAATCCAGGAGTGGcctaccagtaccctgtacagctgTGGCACAACTTCtatgctcttaaattcaatccctccagtaATGAAAGtcagcattccatttgccttcttgatatcTACAAACCAACTTTCATGcaatcccaaatccctctgcacaagAACATACTGCAATCTTTCTCCATTTTAAAAACCTGATCACTTATTTGTCCTTCCCAAGCAGTACTCCCTCTGCAAGACCCTTAACTATCTACTCTATCTCCAGAAGTTCctcacaatttgtttttccactaaATGttatgtcatcggcaaatttaggtAGGGCTACACTTGgatccctcttccaaatcatgtACGTTGTGAACAGTggcaggcccagcaccaaccccagcAGCACTCTGCTCAGTGAGAGAAACAGCCAACTCTGCCTTCTACTGGTGAACCAATCCTCCTTCCATGCTAATAAACTGCCCCCAACTCCATGCATGCTCATGGATAAATCTTTCATGTGGCATTTAAACACCTTCTGGAAACCcaggtatacaacatccacctacTTCATAGACCTATTTGAAAGATCAATAGTTGAACATTACTGTACTTGACCAGTACATCAAGATCATCTAAACACCACCAGGACGATTCCATGCAAGGCCAGCAGGCCAGGTACTCCAAGCACAGAAGTGCAAGAGGTAGAATTGAAGTCTTGCCACTTCAAGGTACATGGTACAGGAGATGCCACCATCTAAACCAAAGCTCACCTGTCATTATCTTCATGGAAAAGATCAGTTTGCCCTCTCCGGATAGTACACCAGTAACTGGAACTGTTGTCTCAGGCATCGGTACCTCATTCCTAGGGAGAGAGGAGTCATCAATTCAAAGGGAgtttcattggcaaatttaaacaCCAAACATCTGGTTAAAACAGGataactcaaaatgctggaggaactcacaaggtcaggcaacatctaaacTTAATGCCCATTGTGGGGCACCAATGAAGTCTTCCATCTCTGGTGTTCAGGGCTTTTTTCAAGTccgtagcttcctctcggttttcaccaaTGTCAGTCACGCCAGACCCGGGGGTGGACTTGGGAATATCGTCACACTCAgacgtagaaggattcttcattgccgttTCGCTAACAGTTTtactttaccagtcagggttgtcagccctgagctgaacccccagaacctggaggaccggtggaccactcttagtctggcctctaccctttgatctgtttggcatgggtgaccctaccaagataCGAAGTAAAAAGCCCCGATTCAAGCCAAtttagctctccgggtcattgggGCACgcagcctccaaaccctacaaggtTGTGGCTCTCTCGGAGGCATCAGTGGAGGGGAGTGAATAGGCAACGTTtcaggcaaagacccttcatcaaaactgatGATGAGCCTCGCCCCGAAACGCCCCTTGAGAGACACCGTccgacttgccgagttcctccaacgttgCCAGTGGCGCTCAAGATTTCCCAGCAACTGCAAAATCCTTTCTGTTTGAGTAGTATAAATATTCCCATTTTTAACCAAATTGCCCCATCACAAGTTGCCTCTATCCCACTGAGTTATAAATCAGACAAACTCGAGCTCCACGTTAGCTACTTGACCGAATAGACAGCGATGGGGGTTTCGCTGCCGCGCGGAGTCCTTACACGGGGTAACGACATTCCAGGCGAGCGTTGAGTCGTGGCCGATTCATCCCAAGGGCTGGGCTCTCTTCAAATTTCAGGTAGTTCCAGAAAATTATCTCCGTATCCGATATCTGAtcgaaaaaaaaaacacacaaaacggGAAACAGTCAGGAAAGGCAGGCAAACTGGGGTTTGACTAAAGCAGGGAAGAGTGACACTCACCAGCCGACCGCCCCAACAATCCCGGAGTCCATACTGGAAGAGGATAACGTGGGGAGATTTAAAGCCGGAGGGAGGGCAGGTTCCCAGCCGCAGGAGCGAGGCAGGAGCGCCAGCTAACACAGTTGTCTCTACAAAGACCGTCAGGGTAGAATTACCGCAGGAGTACGCGATACCTGGCGGAAGAGCTGAAATGAAAAGGAAAGTGACACTGGGGAACAGAGCACGCCGCAGTTTGAAGCTACAAAGCACTAGAATCCGAACAACCTGTCTGTTCCTGTCCCATCACGGCGGCCACCAAGAGCACCACTAAACTCGCCACCAGAACCATCTTCACCAACGAGGAAACTGCCCGCAAACACCAGGCGCTACTAACTagctcattaaaattcctcagccAGACCGCTACTGATCCAATTATTGGGCCAGTCAAGATCAAAACATTTAAGTCTAGGGACGGAAGGAGAGGCACGCAGGAATTCTCCCTCGGTTAATTCGCTGCCGTCCCTAATTTGACAACGCGCAACGAGGTCCCTGAGATGTCGCCGTTGGAAGTGTAACCCTTTCTCACCGCACAAGATGTTTGTTCGttgtacatagaacagtacag contains:
- the LOC140738969 gene encoding zona pellucida sperm-binding protein 3-like, encoding MVLVASLVVLLVAAVMGQEQTALPPGIAYSCGNSTLTVFVETTVLAGAPASLLRLGTCPPSGFKSPHVILFQYGLRDCWGGRLISDTEIIFWNYLKFEESPALGMNRPRLNARLECRYPVNEVPMPETTVPVTGVLSGEGKLIFSMKIMTDDWAAERPDSLFFLGASINLQASVLATYHQALRLYMEECIATPTSSLGKSPENYSIINNHGCLTDGKTGNSKFLPRNDGSLLQFVVQAFKFNSREDADIFIHCKALVWDPKWDDLLHKACSFDQQTESWQLLDAPLQSSVCDCCNAVCQPIQSRHKRSKEAETSVGHVIKVGPLRVISKQSRSKTLENQRVLLLATPLIACVLGIVLLFLYKWKIGHVQHSC